The genomic window CCGCTTCGCTAGCATAACCTAAGTTAGTAACATTTTCCCCAATCCTATACCCAAGCTCTGCTGTTTTTCGATCATTCTCTAAAACACTTAAATTGACTCTTCCGACCATAACACCTTGCGAATCTCTGATAAGATGCATGTAGACAGCCCGATTCGTTTGTTCCGCTAACAATTCCCTCGTGATTTCTTTAAAACCTTCTAAATCAAAATAGTTAGCTGGTCTAGGAGGTAAATTTCGTTCAAAATACTCTCGATTTTCTTTTTCAAAAGAATAAACGTCTAGACTATTTTCTTCGGACAACAGCTCTAAACTAATCATTACAAAACATCCCTTCTCTTCTTAGTTAAAATATTGCTAGATAGAGTTTGACTACCTTTGATTAGGATCCCCTTTTTCCTTATTACGATAGTATGTAATAAACTCTTCCTGACTGTTGACAATATGCTCCTGCCCATCTACTGAGTTTTCCGCAGGATTTTTCACATCGTCAAATAAATTCGTTCCTTCCTTATACAAGAGCTGATAAATTGGCACTCCATAAAATGCCTCATTCACAAAAAACTGGACTAGACCTAGCAACTCCTACTCTAATTTTTGCAACAGCTTTACAACTTGCTGATTATCAATCCTCACATAGTATACACCACTATCATTGACAAGTTTATCCTCTTTATACTTAGCAATCTTTACAGCATAAAGACCCCTTGGTAGGGGTTGGTTGGCAAAAAATTCCTTCATGAGCGCTTCAAGCTCTTTAAGATAGTCATCATACAAGAGATCTCTTTTTTCTTTTGGAACGAAATATTGAAATTCAAATATTGGGATAAGAATCTCTTTTTGGAAAAGATATTGAGCATCCATTGGGTACATTCCTTGCAGAGCTTGACCCTTGCTTTGATTTTCCTCTAATATTTCATTATAAAGATAAATATTATCAGATTGGTTATTAAATTCAAAACCAATACCTTGATACTTCAAATCAGGAAGTTTAGGATCTTTGATTGAACTGTCCAGTGTTTTTAAAAATTCGCTGGTGCCTGGACTAACTTCAATCCCTAAATAGGCTAGTTCTGGGAAAACATCATAAATTTTTTTATAATTCTCGTGATCAACCTCTGCATCTGTCTTTCCATATGTTTCATTTTTCGAAAAGCGAGTATAGTATTTAAATCGAGTTTTAACCTGATAGGTTTTTCCGGCTATATTTCCACTGTAGGTACCATGGATTATAAATCCTCCCACGCTTGTATAGTTTTTCTCGTATTTTTCTAACTCAAACTGTCCTGTAAGACCGTAATTTTGATAAGAACGATGCACAGCCTACTCAATCTCAGTTCGACTTGCATGGGCAAACAGCCCCCACATATCCATTAGAGCAAGAATAGGACTACTCACTATGAAGATTACAACTGGGATCACTATGGATAAGCAACCTATTAATAGCCAATTTCTTTTCTTGACCTTTCCTTCAGATTTTTTAGTAGTTCTCTGTCTCCTTTTTAAGATTAGAATGAGCAAACCCAAAAGCACCAATACTAGTAAAACCAATCTACAATCTCCTTTTACTTTGGATAGCTGTTAACAGATGTATAGGAGACTGACAGAAATACTCGTCTTACTTGCTAACTTATCCTGAATTCCATAAACTCGTCTGAAACGAGGAACAATCCTTGTCTCATTATACCACATGAGAGATACCGTGAGAAGATGAGAGAAGTAAAAAACACCCTATGGTGCGAACCCTGAAGTGTTGTAAATGCTATATTGTAACAGGTTCTTAAGGTTTTGAGGCAACTGACTTTGTCAGATTGCAGCCTCATTTGTAAGTGACTAAAGTCGCAACAACTGTGTCAATTGCACCAATTTAAGTATGAAAGTACAAAAAGAACACCCCGAAAGGTGCTCTTTGTAAGTATCGTAATTCTTTCGAATGAACGTTTACTAAATTGTGATACTTTACGAGCTTTCTTAAGATCTGGTTGGAAAGTGTGGGTTTCAGTTGGGTTAAAAACAGCACAATATCAAGGCTTTTCAGAACGATATCTACTGATTCATTTCATAAAATTTGAACCAATATTTTTTAAATAGGGGAATTTCTTAACACAAAACTTTCAATCCTATCCTCTTCCTTCTTATCCTAATAAAGTTTGTAATATTGGAATAACAAC from Streptococcus oralis includes these protein-coding regions:
- a CDS encoding GNAT family N-acetyltransferase, with translation MISLELLSEENSLDVYSFEKENREYFERNLPPRPANYFDLEGFKEITRELLAEQTNRAVYMHLIRDSQGVMVGRVNLSVLENDRKTAELGYRIGENVTNLGYASEAVKLVLDKAFTTYGLNRIIAGTATDNLASQRVLIKNGFTLSRMIENDLYLHNEWIHTAVFEIMRP